In one window of Solanum pennellii chromosome 2, SPENNV200 DNA:
- the LOC107011212 gene encoding 3-ketoacyl-CoA synthase 6 has translation MPEPVPNFSNSVKLKYVKLGYQYLVNNFLTFLIVPIMAALVIQVLKLGPEEIVSIWNSLHFDLLQILCSSFLIIFIATVYFMSKPRSIYLVDYSCYKAPVTCRVPFSTFMEHSRLILKDNPKSVEFQMRILERSGLGEETCLPPAIHYIPPTPTMETARNEAEVVIFSAIDDLMKKTGLKPKDIDILIVNCSLFSPTPSLSAMVVNKYKLRSNIKSYNLSGMGCSAGLISIDLARDLLQVLPNSCALVVSTEIITPNYYQGSERAMLLPNCLFRMGGAAILLSNKRKDSTRAKYRLMHVVRTHKGADDKAFKCVFQQEDPQGKVGINLSKDLMVIAGEALKSNITTIGPLVLPASEQLLFLFTLIGRKIFNPKWKAYIPDFKQAFEHFCIHAGGRAVIDELQKNLQLSAEHVEASRMTLHKFGNTSSSSLWYEMSYIEAKGRMKKGDRIWQIAFGSGFKCNSAVWKCNRTIKTPTDGPWDDCIDRYPVFIPEIVKL, from the exons ATGCCAGAACCAGTCCCAAATTTCTCTAACTCTGTTAAGCTGAAATATGTGAAACTTGGTTACCAATACCttgttaataattttcttacttTCTTGATTGTTCCCATAATGGCTGCTCTTGTTATTCAGGTACTAAAATTAGGCCCTGAAGAGATTGTAAGTATTTGGAATTCACTTCACTTTGATCTCCTCCAAATCCTCTGTTCTTCTTTTCTCATCATTTTCATAGCCACAGTTTACTTCATGTCAAAACCAAGATCCATTTACTTAGTAGATTACTCATGTTACAAAGCCCCCGTTACGTGCAGAGTACCCTTTTCAACTTTCATGGAACATTCGCGTTTAATCTTGAAAGATAATCCAAAAAGTGTTGAATTTCAAATGCGAATTCTTGAAAGGTCAGGTCTTGGTGAAGAAACATGTTTGCCACCAGCGATTCATTATATCCCTCCAACGCCAACAATGGAGACTGCTAGAAATGAAGCTGAAGTTGTTATATTCTCTGCTATTGATGACTTGATGAAGAAAACAGGACTTAAGCCTAAGGATATCGATATTCTTATCGTTAACTGTAGCTTGTTTTCTCCAACTCCATCTTTATCTGCTATGGTTGTCAATAAGTACAAGTTGAGAAGTAACATAAAAAGTTACAATCTTTCTGGTATGGGATGTAGTGCTGGTCTAATCTCCATTGATTTGGCTAGAGATCTTCTTCAAGTTTTACCAAATTCATGTGCTTTAGTTGTGAGTACTGAAATCATCACTCCTAATTATTATCAAGGCTCAGAAAGAGCAATGTTACTTCCAAATTGTTTGTTCAGAATGGGTGGTGCTGCTATACTTTTGTCTAACAAGAGAAAAGATAGTACAAGAGCTAAATACAGATTAATGCATGTGGTGAGAACACATAAAGGTGCTGATGATAAGGCATTTAAATGTGTTTTTCAACAAGAAGATCCACAAGGAAAAGTTGGCATTAATCTATCAAAAGATCTTATGGTTATAGCAGGGGAAGCTTTGAAATCAAATATCACTACGATCGGTCCGTTGGTTCTTCCAGCTTCAGAGCAGCTTCTCTTCTTGTTCACTCTTATTGGAAGGAAGATTTTTAATCCCAAATGGAAAGCTTATATTCCTGATTTCAAACAAGCGTTCGAACATTTCTGCATCCACGCTGGTGGAAGAGCTGTTATTGATGAACTTCAGAAGAATCTTCAGTTATCTGCTGAACATGTTGAGGCCTCAAGAATGACTCTGCACAAATTTG GTAACACATCATCGTCTTCATtatggtatgagatgagttACATCGAGGCGAAAGGAAGGATGAAAAAAGGTGATAGAATTTGGCAAATAGCATTTGGAAGTGGATTCAAGTGTAACAGTGCAGTTTGGAAGTGTAACCGCACAATCAAGACACCAACTGATGGACCATGGGATGATTGCATTGATAGGTACCCAGTGTTCATCCCAGAGATTGTGAAGCTGTAA